The sequence below is a genomic window from Paramisgurnus dabryanus chromosome 4, PD_genome_1.1, whole genome shotgun sequence.
TCTCCCACCAACCAGGTGTGCCAGGGGGTCCGGTGGTGGATGTGGCACCTAATGTAGGATTGGGAGGAGTGGCGGGGGCTTCTGCACTGGGTAATGTTCCCCCTCCTTACCAGCCCGTCAATGTCAGACACCTGGAGTCCTCCTCCAGCCTGGATGAGCCTCAGGACTACCTGTGGTTGGCTCACTGTGAGAGCAAGAAACCTGAGCCAAACAGGTAAGACGCAGTGTAATGAGATTATATAATTGGTTAATATAATTGTTTACATACTAGTTCATGATATTGGTAAACTTAAAAGTAGGGGCTGTATGACACTATGTATCTCATGTATGTGCATATCTTTTTATCTTACAACAGCTTCAACATGGCTATACAATTGTTATGAATCATGTTACCTGTTGGTTTGCATGTATTTGGtttccaataaaaaaaaaacacaaaatccgTAAAGTAGATCAAAGtctacatttatttgtaaattattaacTGCATTATCAGAAAAAGCATTATTACATGtaatatgtaaaacattttgGGTTGAATTTGCAGCAAAACATAAGGCAAGATTTTTTCAACCCCCAACTCGGATAAAAAGTCTCAGATTTACAGAAGTCAGTCTCACAATCTTTTGGTGCTTTGAGTAAAGACCTGGATCAGGGTCTTACTGTTTGTATATTTGTGTCTGGTGTAGTCCAGTAGCTCCTCTTGCTGTAGGGGAGGAGGAGCAGGAGTACCTGCTCTTGGAGGAGTGTGCGACCCGAAGCGCTCCTTTTGACAGTCAGTGAGTGGAGAAAACCTGTGTGAAGGATGCAGCCCTAAACTACAAAAACATGCACACACTTTATTGTGCTAACAGCCAAATACTACTTAAAACACTGTTTGCACACTTCCTagattaactttatttttatttttattataacttttgtttgtttgttattaaTATCAACTCTTGAGTGATTTAACAAGAATTTAGTAAGATGTTGTGGTGTGACGTGTGCATGGTTTGTTTTGGACTatgctttttagttttagttcAAGAGGTTAATCAAGATTTAAGATTTGCATTTTGTGTTTCTCACAGCTGAAGTTAATTGCAGGCAGCATTAAGACATGCGTAGTATGTTTGAGTTGTTGTTGTTCAGGTGCCATTTATACCAGCTAGGTGGTGAAATTTATTGGTTATGAATACAGCTGGCATTCATGTTTTTCTCtgaaaatctttatttttattctccACAGGGCTCATGCCGACTGCTCCAAGTCTACCTCCTCCGAACCCGACTGTAACGACAACCTCCCTTCCCACTGCACCCCAACCTCCGCTTCCTCCTCCAAGCACCCCTCTGTCAATGGCTTCTTTCCGTCCCATGCTGCTGGGCTTTACGACTCCCCTCCTTCACGCGGGCACTCTCTGTCGGCCGATTCTCAAGGCCTGTACCACCTTCCCCGAAGTTACTCTCAGGACACTGTGCTGCTGCCGAAGTCGGCATCCTCACCACCTGCTCCCGACGGCGAGCTTGGTGATTTCTACGTCTTTAACACGCCTGCTCGCAAACCCTCCTTAGAGGCCCAGCTGAGGAACTTATCGGTCAGTTACGATATTCCACCCACACCTGGAAGCAACAGCACCTACCAGGTTCCTCGTACAGCTGGGGTGGAGGCTGTTTCTGTGCCCACAGATGTGGTACCACCTCCTCGTCCGCCCAAGCCTTCATTGACCACGGGATCAATTCCACCTGATCGGTCGCCCACGGACACTTACGTGGTGCCGCGGTCAGTGTCTGAGACTGATGGGAATTACTGTGTCCCAGCTGGTTCAGGAGGGAATAAGGCGTTGAGGAGCAACACCATTGGTACAATGGATTCATCACGCCTGCGTAGAGGTAGTGGCTAACTTGGAATATTGCTCACCTGTGCTATTTCAGCTTCATTGGTAAAGTTTTACAAAGCATGTATATTTAAGGTATTTTTTATGAATGCAGGGGATTGGTTTTGAATGTGGGCTGCTGACATACAAAGGTTGCAAGTTCAATGGTCCAGCACTCTGTTAGCGTTGTAATGCCAGGGTGCTCTAGGCTGGTCATTAATGCAGTTACTCAGTGGCGAGATACTTTAGATATAATGTACAGATGCCAGATTTTTTGCAAAATTCTCcagtttaaatgcaaaaaattttatttacgtgatttgtataaattatgtgtttattattacTCATCCATGTATAAAAAGGTTGATCACAATGTGAGCACAGCATCTCTGTGTCTGACTGGAGCTGCATGTTATTCTGATGGACTACAATCAGAAAGAATAACTACTCTGATCTTAAAGAAGCCTAAACACACATGAAAGTAAAAGTGACGTTGTACATACGTGGAAttagggatgtcaatttatgcatATATTCGATGATCGCTTAAATTAACAATCAATCAATTGAATAATGGTTGCTGCAGTGGCATAAAGCTAATGACAtaaaagtagggatgcaccgaatatttgGCCATCGAAAGCATTTTCGGCTTTCGGtcgaaagacttttatcaccgaaacaatacggccgaaatgttgtgatgacgcaaacagaaaccgcgacctgcacgtgcttgtctgaagcaacatgtatgcggcgtggatgtatttaaccgcaaaaaggcgctaaagtacgcacagaggcacatgcggttgtgtccggtccagacgtgatcatcacagtgagtacgcccttcaaagatcagaactcttgatgtgtaaactttagagagagtcgcgcaaatgtgtctcatactgtatagtccattaacatacatgtgccgaataaagcaatgaaaaacaacgtaacgtttttatgctgcgctgtttgggattcgccttcgttctctgtgtgcgcgtgcgtttaagtgccctcaatagtgcacaccgagtgagacgcaaacatgcgaacataaaatctttctgttattgacagggcacatataaacaaaattatctccaaagtattatttttctaataaaaacatttgtttatgtcttaagtgtatgtatagattacagtcataaaccagtctgtgcttatttaaagagacagtaacctcaattaacctacctaagtctaacaaagagacaaatagctctaaaaataataatatatttaatttatacaataaagacagtgtttttgactcatttaatttgatttctgtacctaatgctaatgttagccctcattaatgtgcagctttgttcttttttataaatgtttgtaatttctttatttgttattagattttccccaccccctttttgctgatctgaaaaagaATCCTATCTGTggctcaaaaactgtaatgtgatctgaaccgtgagttttgtgatctgtcacacacccctagtaaagttagtacacagtgatagccataaatgcatttgtgctAATAATTGGcctaataatttatttcggtgtttcggtttcggtttttcggcattggtttcctcattttcggtttcggccaagaaattttcatttcggtgcatccctacataAAAGTGTGCGTAAAAACGCCACTTCCTCACGCGgattaaaatatttcattttgtctaaataacatgcaagtaggattgtaaaatgagtcagtatagttggtgttttgataaaatcatcaatttaaacgTATCTcgtaataaaatataactagatagtaaagtttgaagacaaactttatgttggcttgagaaagcgtagcctgaacgtttaaaacggtttgacataagtttagtttagtaggctatctggctgttagtatgtttaagtatgaaggtagcatgatttaccatgaagctagcatgatgttagcatgattagcatgaagctagcatgatgctagcatgattagcatgaagctagcatgatgctagcatgattagcatgaagctagcttgatgctagcatgattagcatgaagctagcttgatgctagcatgattagcatgaagctaacatgattagcatgaagctagcatgattagcatgaagctagcatgattagcatgaagctagcatgatgctaacatgattagcatgaagctagcatgatgctagcatgattaacatgaagctaacatgatgctagcatgattagcatgaagctagcatgatgttagcatgattagcatgaagctagcatgatgttagcatgattagcatgaagctagcatgatgctagcatgattagcatgaagttagcttgatgctagcatgattagcatgaagctagcatgatgctagcatgattagcatgaagctaacatgatgctagaataattaacatgaagctagcatgatgctagcatgattagcatgaagctagcttgatgctagcatgattagcatgaagctagcatgatgttagcatgattagcatgaagctagcatgattagcatgaagctagcatgatgctaacatgattagcatgaagctagcatgatgctagcatgattagcatgaagctagcatgatgctagcatgataagcatgaagctagcatgatgctagcatgattagcatgaagctagcatgatgctagcatgaagctagcatgatgttagcatgattagcatgaagctagcatgatgctagcatgattagcatgaagctagcatgatgctagcatgattagcatgaagctagcatgatgctagcatgattagcattaagctagcatgatgttagcctgattagcatgaagctagcatgatgctagcatgattagcatgaagctagcatgatgctagcatgattagcatgaagctagcttgatgctagcatgattagcatgaagctagcatgatgctagcatgattagcatgaagctagcatgatgctagcatgattagcatgaagctagcatgatgctagcatgattagcatgaagctagcatgatgttagcatgattagcatgaagctagcatgattagcatgaagctagcatgatgctagcatgattagcatgaagctagcatgatgttagcctgattcgcatgaagctagcatgatgctagcatgattagcatgaagctagcatgatgttagcatgattagcatgaagcgagcatgatgttagcatgataagcatgaagctagcatgatgctagcatgattagcatgaagctagcatgatgctagaatgattagcatgaagctagcatgatgctagcatgattagcatgaagctagcatgatgctagcatgattagcatgaagctagcatgatgctagcatgattagcatgaagctagcatgatgttagcatgattagcatgaagctagcatgatgctagcatgattagcatgaagctagcatgatggtagcatgattagcatgaagctagcatgatgttagcatgattagcatgaagctagcatgaagttagcatgattagcatgaagctagcatgaacttagcatgattagcatgaagctagaatgatgttagcatgattagcatgaagctagcatgaagctaacatttattgcgttgctagggtactaagtttggttgctagggagaaaattggcatcccataatgatcacccttcaagccacaagtaaaacggtccaacccctgtgtctctacaatgttttgatgcggagatataaggctttgtttattccgttactagggtactaagcttggttgctagggagaaaattggcatcccataatgatcacacttcaagccacaagtaaaacggtccaacccccgtgtctctacgatgttctgaagcggagatataaggctttgtttattccgttgctagggttttcatattttgttgctaggggcgtggcttaatacctcaataagaatcctattaagactgattggatgcctgagtgaaatgagcccacccctatgtctctatgacactctggtgcaaagatatccatctgggctttttataatggtagtctataggaggtgttgctagggtacccaaaattgttgctaggggcgtggcttaatagctctggggtgatcctaagagactgattggatgcttgagtaaaatgagcccacccccatgtctctaagacactctaaagtgaagatattccatctgggacgcttttattcccttttatgggcatgtttcctgccccattataagtcaatgggaaattttgggggcctcttacaccccaggggtacagcttacaccccattgtgatgtatgttcttacacagcctgtcagcctccttaaatgtggtaagccaaaAGTTTCTACacgtttctcactcgcagctatgacccgtcaaagtttgtctcaatgttaagtcaatggaaattttggggtgtttcagcgccccgtttaggaaatcggaaggtcccatcagttagaaaagatatagcaactcgagtcagatcagaccgaaggtctgtccaaagtttgatggctgtagcttgaaagctctaggacgagttagagttagaaattttagtctcagaaaaagaataataataactagatattaaagttt
It includes:
- the gab1 gene encoding GRB2-associated-binding protein 1 isoform X10, producing the protein MVFKAFWEGLITHTQEVRGGRGPFRVPCKKTGILDKDLLMLHIIDTSLSAIPRLPLETIRKAWKKRWFVLRSGRLTGDPDVLEYYKNDHAKKPIRVIDLNLCEQVDAGLTFNKKDLEHSFIFDIKTIDRTFYLVADTEEEMNKWVRCICDICGFNPTDSEDSTKVSHQPGVPGGPVVDVAPNVGLGGVAGASALGNVPPPYQPVNVRHLESSSSLDEPQDYLWLAHCESKKPEPNSPVAPLAVGEEEQEYLLLEECATRSAPFDSQAHADCSKSTSSEPDCNDNLPSHCTPTSASSSKHPSVNGFFPSHAAGLYDSPPSRGHSLSADSQGLYHLPRSYSQDTVLLPKSASSPPAPDGELGDFYVFNTPARKPSLEAQLRNLSVSYDIPPTPGSNSTYQVPRTAGVEAVSVPTDVVPPPRPPKPSLTTGSIPPDRSPTDTYVVPRSVSETDGNYCVPAGSGGNKALRSNTIGTMDSSRLRRDYGSQDCYDIPRPFPSDNICSFDFNESFNTYFKNKGMVPVGSTEEMDENYVPMSVHSSSHHRSGSLSEPIQEANYVPMTPGTEFSSLGKQVPPPAHMGFRSSPKTPPRRPMQITECQPPPIDRNLKPDRKGSEPWV